The Halobacterium litoreum genome includes a region encoding these proteins:
- a CDS encoding helix-turn-helix domain-containing protein codes for MPDSMAEQLQRDMVCEGLLECFHGLKQLDKDVFQALINTDEPLTVDEIAEAVDRERSTAYRAVQRLLQAGFIQKEQVNYDQGGYYHVYRPTDPASIADNMQRLLNDWYAKMGQLIQEFETKYEQNDVATQSVES; via the coding sequence ATGCCCGACTCGATGGCCGAGCAACTCCAGCGCGACATGGTCTGCGAGGGGCTACTGGAGTGTTTCCACGGCCTCAAGCAACTCGACAAGGACGTGTTTCAGGCGCTCATCAACACCGACGAACCGCTGACCGTCGACGAAATTGCGGAAGCCGTCGACCGCGAACGCTCGACGGCGTACCGCGCGGTCCAGCGCCTGCTGCAGGCCGGCTTCATCCAGAAAGAGCAGGTCAACTACGACCAGGGCGGCTACTACCACGTCTACCGGCCGACGGACCCCGCGAGCATCGCCGACAACATGCAGCGCCTCCTCAACGACTGGTACGCCAAGATGGGGCAACTCATCCAGGAGTTCGAGACGAAGTACGAGCAAAACGACGTCGCGACCCAGTCCGTCGAGAGCTGA
- the trxA gene encoding thioredoxin, with the protein MTTEPATTPNEPTAIDGQPELDEYVANNDVVLADFYADWCGPCQMLEPTVETIAAETDAAVAKVDVDANQQLAAAYGVRGVPTLVLFADGEQAEELVGVQNESQLRTLVERYSE; encoded by the coding sequence ATGACGACCGAACCCGCCACCACGCCCAACGAACCGACCGCCATCGACGGCCAACCCGAACTGGACGAGTACGTCGCGAACAACGACGTCGTCCTCGCGGACTTCTACGCCGACTGGTGTGGCCCCTGCCAGATGCTCGAACCGACCGTCGAAACCATCGCCGCCGAAACGGACGCCGCCGTCGCGAAAGTCGACGTCGACGCCAACCAACAACTCGCGGCCGCCTACGGCGTCCGCGGCGTGCCGACGCTCGTCCTGTTCGCCGACGGCGAACAGGCCGAGGAACTCGTCGGCGTCCAGAACGAATCCCAACTCCGGACGCTCGTCGAGCGCTACAGCGAATAG
- a CDS encoding site-specific integrase gives MSDLDPLPPEDAVDLYLDARRDDAAKWTVTSHKYRLRPFVEWCREAGIENLNEVNGRDLYEYRVWRREGGYSNANVEELAPATLESALQTLKRFLKFAADIEAVPEDLYTKVPIPDLSKTDEVSDSKIPPERIPPILDYLDRYEYASRDHVVVLVLWHTGARLGGVRSLDLRDLDLDSNSPAIEFHHRPDTDTPLKNDEASERHNRINAGVAQVLEDFIEGPRREITDDYGRRPLVTTTQGRACRGTIRETVYKWTRPCFVGEGCPHGREIEECEATAFKKSTKCPSSRSPHDFRKARVTKYRNDGVAREIVSDRLNASEDVLDKHYDRASKRRRAERRWDAIDR, from the coding sequence ATGAGCGACCTCGACCCGCTGCCGCCGGAGGACGCGGTTGACCTCTACCTCGACGCGCGCCGCGACGACGCGGCGAAGTGGACGGTCACGAGCCACAAGTACCGGCTTCGTCCGTTCGTGGAGTGGTGCCGGGAGGCGGGCATCGAGAACCTGAACGAGGTGAACGGACGCGACCTCTACGAGTACCGCGTCTGGCGCCGTGAGGGCGGGTACAGTAACGCGAACGTGGAGGAGCTTGCGCCGGCCACGCTGGAGTCGGCGCTGCAGACGCTGAAGCGATTCCTGAAGTTCGCGGCGGACATCGAGGCAGTGCCCGAGGACCTCTACACGAAGGTGCCGATTCCCGACCTCTCGAAGACCGACGAGGTGTCGGACAGCAAAATCCCGCCCGAGCGAATCCCGCCGATTCTCGACTACCTCGACCGCTACGAGTACGCGAGTCGGGACCACGTCGTCGTGCTCGTGCTCTGGCACACCGGCGCGCGACTCGGTGGCGTGCGCTCGCTCGACCTCCGTGACCTCGACCTCGACAGCAACTCGCCCGCCATCGAGTTCCACCACCGGCCCGACACGGACACGCCGCTGAAGAACGACGAAGCGAGCGAGCGCCACAACCGAATCAACGCGGGCGTGGCGCAGGTCTTGGAGGACTTCATCGAGGGGCCGCGCCGCGAGATAACCGACGACTACGGTCGTCGCCCACTCGTGACGACGACGCAGGGGCGGGCGTGTCGCGGGACGATTCGGGAGACGGTCTACAAGTGGACGCGCCCCTGCTTCGTCGGCGAGGGGTGCCCACACGGACGGGAGATCGAGGAGTGCGAGGCGACGGCGTTCAAGAAGTCCACGAAGTGCCCGAGTTCGCGGAGTCCCCACGACTTCCGGAAGGCGCGCGTCACGAAGTACCGGAACGACGGCGTCGCTCGGGAAATCGTGTCCGACCGACTGAACGCGTCCGAGGACGTGCTGGACAAGCACTACGACCGCGCGTCGAAGCGCCGGCGCGCCGAACGCCGCTGGGATGCTATTGACCGATGA
- a CDS encoding winged-helix domain-containing protein, with the protein MQATDDRILEFLESEGRSTPSSMTDEGPYDYHRKTVQRRLSKLMDAGLVERVGRGLYQITNEGQRYLAGQADLRDTPEPE; encoded by the coding sequence ATGCAGGCAACTGACGACCGGATTCTGGAGTTCTTGGAGTCTGAAGGCCGTTCTACCCCCAGTTCGATGACTGACGAAGGGCCTTACGACTATCATCGAAAAACCGTCCAACGACGACTCTCGAAATTGATGGATGCCGGACTTGTCGAACGTGTCGGCCGGGGACTCTATCAAATCACGAACGAGGGCCAGCGGTATCTCGCCGGTCAGGCAGACCTGCGAGACACGCCGGAACCAGAGTGA
- a CDS encoding coiled-coil domain-containing protein, translated as MVEIQDLLPNYFLERSLAFKTGVLILGALLLLVSSFIRQKGDVLWVIPFLSGALVEWFVVATVYVEMSEIEARVSDARDEIKTTASDIKETRREVEQNQKEVADTKEEIESTRNEVEETRREIEKTGREIEQTKEDVFSFISDSQGSTARPSLEDRISDLEETVGMGAISGRGLSGRVSELERKVKKMKRNNRR; from the coding sequence ATGGTTGAGATTCAAGATCTCCTCCCGAATTATTTTCTTGAGCGTAGCTTAGCATTCAAGACTGGTGTTCTCATATTAGGTGCATTGCTACTACTGGTGAGTTCCTTTATTCGGCAGAAAGGAGACGTACTGTGGGTGATCCCTTTTCTTTCCGGTGCTCTGGTCGAGTGGTTTGTCGTTGCAACAGTCTATGTTGAGATGTCTGAAATTGAAGCGAGGGTGAGCGATGCAAGAGACGAGATCAAGACGACTGCAAGCGATATCAAAGAAACTCGGAGAGAGGTCGAGCAGAACCAGAAGGAGGTTGCGGACACAAAAGAAGAGATAGAATCTACACGGAACGAAGTCGAAGAGACGAGGAGAGAAATAGAGAAAACAGGGAGAGAAATCGAGCAGACCAAAGAGGATGTATTCTCGTTCATCTCTGACTCTCAAGGAAGTACAGCTAGACCCTCACTTGAAGACCGAATTTCTGACTTAGAGGAGACCGTTGGAATGGGGGCGATAAGCGGAAGGGGTCTGTCTGGGCGTGTGTCTGAGTTAGAGAGAAAAGTGAAGAAAATGAAGAGAAACAACCGACGCTGA
- a CDS encoding DUF7692 domain-containing protein, with amino-acid sequence MRIRTDGDYAHRRDTIEAAMDALDENTKTAAVLAACEHARQDRRAKEEALEHPDMTPELAEILSTSRFRLSYEVETGLDTG; translated from the coding sequence ATGCGAATCCGCACCGACGGCGACTACGCCCACCGACGAGACACCATCGAGGCCGCGATGGACGCGCTCGACGAGAACACGAAAACCGCCGCCGTCCTCGCCGCCTGCGAGCACGCTCGACAGGACCGCCGCGCGAAAGAGGAGGCGCTGGAGCACCCCGACATGACGCCCGAACTCGCCGAGATACTGAGCACCAGTCGATTTCGACTCTCATACGAGGTTGAGACTGGCCTCGATACCGGGTAG